In the genome of Nakaseomyces glabratus chromosome K, complete sequence, the window TCAGAACTTAGCATGTGAATATTTATGTTACCCTATAACACAAAATAGCCTTAACGAGATAATCATTGAGTTATAATAGCGAAATTCTCGCATAAGTCACATATAGCAATCAGTGGTGTTCTAAAGAACAGCTAGCCTCCCATACGCCgtaaagaaataaaattcCTAGCAAAGTAATTGCATGATTAGATTATAATCAAAACTATTCATCTGAAAAATCAATCTGAtaattaattttcttttgaaatacCAGATAACCACACGTTTTGAActgttattttatttcttggaTGTAATTTAGCATTGTGCTAATGAGTCTTGATTCTTTTTCGATAGATTTGTACCAGTTAATGTTTGGTAACGCTTATGTCATAGAAGTGCACATTTGTTAAGTTTATGCTTAATCATAAACTAGTAATACGCCAGCAATTTTTTATGGCAAATGCTACTAACATTCCCTTTCAAGTTTCCTGTTTCATGTCTTTTATTTAATGTAATTTCAAATACAACAGGTATTCCAaatcgaaaaaaaaactttatCACAACGTAAACTACGCTAGAATGCAAATATCAATGAAGCAAAATAGAAATATGAACAAACACAATTGACAAAACCGTACCAGAAATTTTCACATGCGATATTATAACCATTAAAATAGTACCTTGAAATGTTGAGTTAAATGGAAACATGGACATGACTCGGAATACAtaaaaaattcaacaaaaacCTCACGGTCATTAACAGAAAATATTAGCTTTCTTTAAGATAAGTAATAACTAACCTTAGTGGCCTACCGAACGTTTCTAACTCTTCTTTTACGTACACCAATGGCTCGAACAAAACAGAAATACAACTATCCTGCTATGAGATGGGTCTCCACAATAGTTTTTGAATGAAAAGTTACAACATTTTTAATATGGAGACATTAGGGAAAATTCTTGAGAGTTTATTACGTACTACTACAGCATTTCTTAGGATAGgaatattttaattataCATTTAGACGCTGAATAGTGTTGAAATAACAGTAATTACAAAGCAGATACTGGTTAAGGAAGAACGATCCCAGGCAAAATTGCTAGAGAGATCTTGTTGGAAACAATCCAGTTGAAGTGCTAGATTGGATCAGATATCTGGGTACAGATTATCCCGAATTCCCTTTACGGAAATGCTCAGTGCCAATAATCAatacataaaaaaatattgccGTAAAACTGCAACTAATAAAAATTGGTCGAGGCACTTGAGAAATTGATATCGGCTTAAAAACAGGATACACTTAAAGCTTTTCCACAGAACAGATCATAGCAATAActttaaaagaaaagtcaGTCAGCTGAGAAACCAAAAAGAAGCTCTGATCCCAAATATTGAGAGGTGTATACACGGAAATAAGTTAGAACATTTTGTGAATTTATTAGCAACAGCTCTAGAATAACAAATAGTAATCTACTTGTAGAACACTAATTCTCTCTATTAGTCATATGGCTTTCTAGGTTTTTCGatgaaatcatcaaaaatcATTAAGGCCAGCGCGACTAAGAACAAGGATAGGACAATCCTTTACAGTTGCTAAGAATTGTTTGTGGAATCTTATTGAATGGTATTTTGTGTATAGTACATAATTCAATCACAAGAGAACACTTTGTGAGTATTGCTCAATATATGGATTTGTCCTTAGCAAAGGATCAAAAATGAGAAGAGTAAGACTGAAGAACAGAGAAGAGATGCGGGATAGTCGCAGAATCTGGAGTAGACCCCCCACTATGCTTCTCAGGGGCAGAGAGTACTAAGCAAAATATGCAAAATGcagggaaaaaaaaatatgggATGCAAGAGATTCAATAGAGGAGTATCTGTCGAGAAGAATTCTGCAGTACcattgaaaaaaagaaatgggCATGCCCGAAGTCCCGGGATTTTTGGGATAGCAGAGATTTTCTATGACTTGCGTaaaactgaagaaaaaaattgaaaaaagcAAATCACTCGTGGTAACACAGAAAACCGGGAAGagcaacaaaaaaaaaattttattgtaCCTCTTGTTCTGTGTGTATACTACCATTTTCATTGAAGATAATTCTGCTGattcaatattattcataTTAATACTATTGAACACATACTGAGCTAGAAGCAATGTACATTCAGTGACATGgtaaaagaaatatacCAGCAATTAACAGCGATTATTCCAGTTCTCGTTTAATGAGCAGCGTTCgatgaaatattttgccTTAAACAGAGTGGTCTAGAGTATGCTATAGTCACTCGAACTACTGAGCTTATTATGGTGTTACTGGTGTGGTATCacttttgaaaatgaatgGAATAACAGGGACTTTTGGGGATTGACAATTACGGAATTGTATACACAATCGATGAGAGGACATGCTATGATGGAaagcatttctttttgagtCTGAATAAAAAAGCAGTCCATGAATGTGGTAACTCCCCCACTATTCCTTTTGCTGTAAACTACTGTATAAGAGATCAGCTCAAGGTCCCAGCTATTTCTTATGGTGAATGATGGTTGCTTGCAGTTGCGGTAGTGAATTTTGAGTAGCTCGATAGTTTCCAAGATGTTAAAACCGAATCACAGTTAAATAGGGGGAGGGTGTGAAGAGAAGTTAGAAATTAACACTGGgtcattgaagaaatatgtAAGTTGTACtcagtgaaaaaaattaaccCGTTTATGTTACTGAATATACTACTGTCAGGAGAAAAACAATGAACTGTGAGCATAATATTAATGGTTAACAATaagaaagttgaaaataaaGGAAGTGCCACCATTttcaagaataaaaaatcatcCCACTTTGTGTCTCTCTACTAATTATCTCAGCATGACTGTTACACAAGGGCACAAGAATTGTTGGCCAATCCTTTACTTGTCAAGCTCTTCAATCCTCAGAGGCAATCTGAAAATGTCCTTGACAAATTTACGTACCAGTATGGAAAAATCGTACTAAAATTTTAAGAAACAACTGATGAGTAATAATTATATTCACTAGAAATACAAGCACAACCTAAATCTCAACCCCCTTCcaacagaaaagaaaacagaaaGAAACTTCTTAGCATCATGGTGGTAGTACGACTGAAATATAGTACAGGTATCGATTGTAGTAAAAAAACCctttaataaaattaatgagTGTTTACAAGGAAAGCGgtcaaaggaaaaaatggCTGTCCCTATGTTATCTTCGCAGGGATAAAATAGAGAATATCGGTGttaatcaaagaaaaacaacaaaCCAGAAAATAGTATGTATCACTACTTTCGTCTATATGAGCATGAAAGATGGCCGTCCTTGGCACCCAATTAAGCAtcaccaaaaaaaataattcttttgCTAGGACAAATTAGAAAGCTGTTGTTCGATCTTTACTTGCCGATGGTCATGAACACAGATTCTAAGCTTCTAAATAACAACTCCTTCCCATTTTCACCGACATGGGCCACTGCTGAATTTCTCAGAGTATTCTCAAGGTACGTATTTGGAAAAAAGAGATTTTTGGGAGAGTATTATATCATGatattaattattattaataacATGTTAGCTACGCATATTTTTGGGTATAAGTCTGTTTGTTTCATATTGTAATAAATCAATCTCAAGTTTTTGTTCATTTCCGTTTACATCAAACAGGCTCTTCACGtctttttcaaagaacTCACTATGAGCTTTGTAATAGGTAATgtttttgctttcttttctacTATTTCCGGccaattgttctttttggTCACAGAAGAGTAAGCGAGTTTCTTTCGCTTTTTTTCGGAATACCCCCGTCTTAGTAGcccaaaagaaaaaaaaattcatccCACTTTTTAGGTTCGAAAACACCttaaagaatattttggAATTCATATCAGATGATTGGAACAGCTTACTATGGAAAAAATGCCGTAGTATACTAATTTACCTCTTTTACACACGATACTCTTCTATAAAAGAAGTCGCCACACTGAGCGTCGTATTTAAACTACAGAGGTCACAAAAGACAGTGCCAAGCGCAACAACCACTACCATCACCACAAAGATTCCCCCCTTGTGTTCCCTCTTTGCTATGACGTGGAGACAAACTGGCATAGTTCTTTACTTCCAGTCACCTTGCCTAAGAACCTAAATATTGATTATAAAAGCCTTTGCTAGTTTTAGCGACAGATTAGtaattcattttcttcGCGTATTTCACAGGGCGGTTATGGCACTACAAAACCCGTAGAACTAGCAAGGATCAAAAAGGACGTATATGGCTACTATGTAATAGAAACACTTTAAGTTCTCAATTACATCTTGATCTAAAGAGAaggttttttttcacaGAGACCAGTcctattttttcttctgcGAGACATTTCATTCTATACTTTATtagaaggaaaaagaaatgaaacGCTTcgcaaaataaaaaatatcgCAGGTCCTATCCATGAAAGGCATTCTAAGCTACAAATATTATGTATTACGTACACAGATCCATTCTTTCTGTATTGGGTGCTTGATAGAATTAAGCAAATCAATACACTTGATGCTGTTAAAGCTgtaaaaaaacaataaaggTCGTAGGAGCATTTGATCAGAGAGTGCTGATTTCACTAACAAGGTCTGTGGTATCTGGTCGGAATTATGGAGAAGTAGCGAAAAATGAGCAAGAGAAACATTTCAGTACGGCATTTTCTCTGTTATTCATTAATCACACAGAACGCATTTTTTCATTCTATTACAGTTCCGTGCCGTGATTTGGTGACATGTTGCACATGAGGTTGTCTGTGAAATCCTTCGCATCACAGAAAATACCGTGTGGAGACTAGCTGAAGAAGTGGGCAAATCATTCTAGTTTCTCGCATTATGGGGTTGTGTCGGGCCAGTGGAAAAGACCGGGCTGGACTGGGCAAACGATCAAATGAGAAGGTAAACAATTACAGAAATGAAACAAATTGCGTGGGCCTTAGCTACAAAGTGtaaatttcatcatcaactGACTGAGTTAGCATTCTCCTGTGATTAATTCTGTGCATAAAGATCACAAAGAAATACCCGCAGGGATCATTCCTTACTAaggtgtttttttttgtggAAGATATAGTGTGATCATGATTTTCgaaaaaatcaaattaaCTGTATTTTGTGTGAGCAAACGACGCAATACAGACAAAGTCAGAATAAACCATGCAAAATTGACCAACTATAGTAATTTCTAACAAGATGCTTGTAAAGTGCGAATGTTGCAATAGATACTGACCAAATTTTCAACTTACTGGTACATTTGGTTGTATCTGTACACCACAGCGAACCAAGGTGGCTATTAGCGCAACAATAAGGGCCTGTACCTAGTCAAGATTGCGTTTAGTAGTTTACTGCTATCTTTGATATAACAGGTACTTTACAAATTGTAAAGGTATTTAGAATAGACGAAGTATAAACTGAGCTTTTATTTCATCTACCAGAAATACAATATTACTAAATGTTTGAAGAGTGTCGCTTGTTAAAACAGAGGAAGGATCATAGTGGGATATAGGAGCTAAACAAGAAGTTAGTTCAATAACCGAAGGAGATTATTTGTCTTGAAGGTAATAGATTGTAATCTTTTCGATATTTGCATAGACTATTTACACATAATTGGAATCGTACAACTACGTGTATCTGATACAATATACACTTGGCTCCTAATTTCTACCCCTGCGTTATGCACTACCGTTTAGTTTTGGCTGGTAATTTCCTGGTTATTACAATCAATTCTCGTAAAgctcaaaaaataaaaagtgAAGATCACAAACTAAATCATGTAGAATCACAATTTGAACAGGAAAGATAATTGTGTACAATAAAGAAAGCCGAAATATATTCGACGCCGGATTATACTAACTGTAAGATAGTTCCTTGTCGattgtttttcttatttttttcacttttgtATGAAAATCGCAacgaaaaagaaaatggttATATTTCATGAAACTTGTCCCGTATCCGAAATTCTCTGAATTTGCAGGACCACAACTTCTGGGCCTTCTTTCCAAGATATATTATGTGCAAACCGTTCGATTTTAAGAAATgattctcttttcttttcagttaACTAGGTCTTCTCTACAGTGTTCGAAAAACAAAGATACACTTCCCACAATCGTGGGGCAATCTGAGTGCAAGACAATCCCAtacattgaagaaaagaaaaaaataagtagTAAAGGTAAGGAAATGGGATGGTAAAGGATGTAACAAatgagaaaagaaaagtacCAAAAATCTTgaacaaaaattattgGTATGTTCTGTAAGAGTAAATTACTATTCCTACTTGTCCTTTCAGTGAAAAACCTGTGCATTATTAGATAGAACTGAGAAATTCAAGACTGAGAAGTCCTAGGTAATTCCTGTGGAGATTCTTACATCAACGTAATCTTATACACCCACTATTGTAAGGGGAAAAAATAGGACAAGCATACAAAAAAACGGATATGgctcctcttcttcttctttcctgtgaattttattaattagaAAAATACCTGCAGGAAGTTATTCGTTTTCTTTGCTCACTTTTCTTATTACTGGTTGTGAAGGATGAAGGGAGAGATACAGAAAGACAGTCTATTTGAGATATTCTATTGTCTTTCAAATGCTGCAGTGAAGCCTTCTGGGTTTTATACTCTCATATTATAGAAGGTAAAACTGGATTTTCTTCGATTGTCGTACACTTTTCTTATTAGTTGTGATTAACACTAACATCATTTTGTTTCTGTGAACATGAAATATTAATTTGCCAGCTTATAAGTGTTCCCTGAATTAGCATAATATTCATGCTTGACCCAGAAACTGGTTTCCAGCcgttttttctttttcatgGATCAAGGAGTTTCCTTAACAAGTCCCTTGTATATACCAATTATTGATTTCGATCTGGTGTTATAGGCCGTTGGGATGTTTCACCAAGGTGATAGCTCTTTCAGAGTGCAGCAGTTGATTTGCACAAAGCCTATGTAATCAAAAAtagtataaatatatattaatgcATTCAAATGACTTGACTTTTATAGCTCTATCTTGTTATGAACATTCACAACTATTTTAACCAATACTGACTGTATTACATTTcaatacattttttttacgCAACTTTCATTTTTCAGATTACAAACAGTAAAGAAATCcctttgaatttgaataaTAGTACCTTTGAATTAAATAAAACGGAAACATATCCAATCATACTTGAAGGCCTCTCACTCGACAATacaatttcatttctatTTAAATCCCATATTAGATTGATTACCAATAGGAGCTGGAATTAGTTCACCAATAGATAGCATTTGAATCGACTGTGTGCAGTATTATTCAACAAAAAGGTTGTTGTATCACAGTCATCAAGAATTAGTGGAACatattaatttcaattataCGCCATCGAGCAGAGATTTAATAGTAATATTAATTGTTCTAAATTTGCTCAATTTTCAGGCTATATCGATATCCCAATCCTAGTTCCATCTCATTAGAACTTATTTAATTCCTTCAAGTTATTCTACTTTAATTTctcattttattttagtGAGTTTGAGAAGCTGACTTATATTCTCTAGCCATAGATGGGCAATGACATCTGTACTTTCCACGATAAAAATTTTGGACACTAAGACATTAAACACTGTCAGTGAAGAACGAAGCAAAAGCATGCATACGAACAACTTTTTCACGGGTAATTCTACTAACAGTACACTTTCCCCAACAAATAGTATTATTCAAAATTCGCAACAAACCATTATTAGTGCCTTAACACCACAAGCAACTAATAATTACACGACACAAACTTCGGTAAATTGTCAAAATGATAGCCGGTACTCATATTATAACAGCGCTTCTGTCATAGATAGACCAAAATTAAAGCTGCCaccaatttcttctttggatAATTTTGTGAAAACCAATATCTATAATGACAGTAGGTTAAGGAACGATACTCGAATGGTCAGGACAGTATCAGTGCCCTATTCAGCAACTTATGATAAAAAGCAAGTGAATCCACAAATTGCCCCTAACAACACTAGTACGCAAGGGGCACCCACTCACGCAGTAAACCGAAATGTATACACAACAGATTACAGGCCGCTAATTAAAAGTGAGTTCAGCCCGACAAGTCTACCCACATATCTACCTCTAGACACAAATACCTCTAGAAGAGAGAGTGTATACCTAGCAACATTGAAGTCTTCTAGTAGCTCACCTACACCGTCATGTGGCTCGGCTATAAAAAACTCACCTCCAACATATCATATGTGTCCAAACATTTTACCAAGTTCAGATACATGTTCATCAACAAACAGTTCTACTACTACTAATGTTTCTTACAGAACCTCATATTATCTGCCATCAAATAATACATCATTTAGATCAGTATCCTTCACAAATAAAAACGTGAATACAAGCAATGAAA includes:
- a CDS encoding uncharacterized protein (CAGL0K04675g~Protein of unknown function) codes for the protein MFLLSFLLFPANCSFWSQKSKRVSFAFFRNTPVLVAQKKKKFIPLFRFENTLKNILEFISDDWNSLLWKKCRSILIYLFYTRYSSIKEVATLSVVFKLQRSQKTVPSATTTTITTKIPPLCSLFAMTWRQTGIVLYFQSPCLRT
- a CDS encoding uncharacterized protein (CAGL0K04697g~Ortholog(s) have sequence-specific DNA binding activity and mitochondrion, nucleus localization); this translates as MTSVLSTIKILDTKTLNTVSEERSKSMHTNNFFTGNSTNSTLSPTNSIIQNSQQTIISALTPQATNNYTTQTSVNCQNDSRYSYYNSASVIDRPKLKLPPISSLDNFVKTNIYNDSRLRNDTRMVRTVSVPYSATYDKKQVNPQIAPNNTSTQGAPTHAVNRNVYTTDYRPLIKSEFSPTSLPTYLPLDTNTSRRESVYLATLKSSSSSPTPSCGSAIKNSPPTYHMCPNILPSSDTCSSTNSSTTTNVSYRTSYYLPSNNTSFRSVSFTNKNVNTSNESLTEINTLAGSIPNTTLPSSNNMTLQEINLKKALLADYSKTKKKRQCPICHKYFANLSTHKSTHLTSQDRPHKCIICQSGFARNNDLIRHRKRHWKDDIQNIANLGNTNQQCQNTIQGQRALKKNQLIQLHQIKCAFKCPYNANLIEVDLELNSPETSNSVLEFTPMDCHPTGVFSRCDTFKNHLKALHFEYPQKTKREQRSQVPGKCKHCGMKFPNVDIWLNQHVGKSCGFRYHS